From one Haloferax marinisediminis genomic stretch:
- a CDS encoding cytochrome c oxidase subunit 3 has protein sequence MSTEEAHDDHGHHLPAVQDWPRGFGEASWWPFVTAVGGAGIYTGAGLYVMGQDGIVGSALGPAVFIGSIFVFLAGLYGWLYHAFVSHFWSRDANQKSAAKLRWGMIAFLGSELATFGALFIYYFFIRAGTWPPQELPHLLGSLVLINTGLLIASSFTLHWAHVAIRNENRRNFILGLAATLVLGIIFIGGQVYEYYVFIIEEGFDITSGLFGSAFYGLTGLHGLHVSMGAVILGIVFVRALRGQYSAERHVSVSTASMYWHFVDVVWIFLVVVLYAGAEITL, from the coding sequence ATGAGTACCGAAGAAGCACACGACGACCACGGCCACCACCTGCCGGCGGTCCAGGACTGGCCGCGCGGCTTCGGCGAGGCGAGCTGGTGGCCCTTCGTCACCGCCGTCGGAGGCGCGGGCATCTACACCGGTGCCGGTCTCTACGTCATGGGACAGGACGGAATCGTCGGTTCAGCGCTCGGCCCAGCCGTGTTCATCGGCAGTATCTTCGTCTTCCTGGCCGGTCTCTACGGCTGGTTGTACCACGCCTTCGTGAGCCACTTCTGGTCGCGCGATGCGAACCAGAAGAGTGCAGCGAAACTCCGGTGGGGCATGATTGCCTTCCTCGGGTCCGAACTCGCGACGTTCGGTGCGCTGTTCATCTATTACTTCTTCATCCGTGCAGGAACGTGGCCACCACAGGAACTCCCGCACCTCTTGGGGTCGCTGGTGTTGATAAACACCGGGCTCCTGATTGCGTCGAGTTTCACGCTCCACTGGGCACACGTCGCCATCCGTAACGAGAACCGCCGGAACTTCATCCTCGGCCTCGCCGCGACGCTGGTCCTCGGTATCATCTTCATCGGCGGGCAGGTGTACGAGTACTACGTGTTCATCATCGAGGAAGGCTTCGACATTACGTCGGGCCTCTTCGGGTCGGCCTTCTACGGCCTCACGGGCCTCCACGGCCTCCACGTGAGCATGGGTGCGGTCATCCTCGGCATCGTCTTCGTCCGCGCGCTCCGCGGTCAGTACTCCGCCGAACGCCACGTCTCCGTGAGCACGGCCTCGATGTACTGGCACTTCGTCGACGTCGTCTGGATCTTCCTCGTCGTCGTCCTGTACGCCGGTGCGGAAATCACGCTCTAA